The following coding sequences lie in one Capsicum annuum cultivar UCD-10X-F1 chromosome 5, UCD10Xv1.1, whole genome shotgun sequence genomic window:
- the LOC107869974 gene encoding mediator of RNA polymerase II transcription subunit 13 isoform X1, with translation MWTNVFKIGGLHQISWFQFLPHESDVNSLVDKRVKLDKKDAATFLVLSSHLQLQKERFLSTWTNSFVGPWDPSQGLYNPDEKIKLWLFLPGQHSSVVEKAQSAVSKLRVLASGLWVAPGDSEELAAALSQALRNCMERTLRGHSYVRYGDVFTKYRPFSQSEELFRKGQPVVEFIFAATEEAIFVHVIISAKHIRALSSGDIDRISENASNVSGEGLPVIVSPHGMRGRLTGCCPGDLVKQVYLSSGKFSASNGIVGLPCNVSQSGYQLKGQNCYVEVSFGCTAPGNNNIQESSNVQNNSSRPIKTEASAMANVVQSKIPDNCGRMLIYPPEAVLVPVVQTACARSSLKRFWLQNWIGPSLSFTSSFMHCFDYHSDAKVNSMDGSWLDANVIGSNRRYNSSSNSNCSSLSSTSTSSSDSDYKTSGTGDLEADADSLMCRQSGLSSLDRSQNDNLKTGFKRSRTGISESFSQGGAVVNPSTSDYASMEVNNSAITGGNDQLGLQWGWDDDDRDVGMDIQALLSEFGDFGDFFENDALPFGEPPGTAESQTLMIPASDSVDVGSSPCPSMMDVQDQLLLPVGFSSFESFNQPPPPAILDDSLSKHQEVIKSAAVANQVNSTTASIAGEFDHLIKAEALMSFAPEYGAVETPTGENSRLIFRNPYVPKSREVETANSSSNSYVYSATPPLSPCFDACEEKSGVTVNLKAGSARHDTGSIIQSKKYYTHIESGKEKNDDKLSGYVRSCASHETQVAQSPFSGFNSTNSVKGIHNKTDKANEGLLKAGSSSQSIKTVLATEVECLMCQAFMCKIRHTLLSSSGCLPVGMSRMSGSTSRNQSQGEAVVTGDNLSIKSEMKKKEIIPVRIAGDIDGGLLDGTLNAPVGVWRSVGVSKGMKQPTAGLESGHSVQHNSFIEDSMLAYGLRQPLQELLDGMALLVQQATSLVDVALDADSNDGSFGWLALQEQWRRGFSCRPSMVHAGCGGVLASCHSLDIAGVELIDPLSADVPASFTLTLLQNDIKAALKSAFGNMEGPLSVVDWCKGRSQSNDGGISGDGFSAESTASASECRDSSSTISLSVGEPISPSQSSAGGSSSLRDGIRVDEASERRLSQDTCLSESENLLGSRLRPTLAAVPYPAILLGYQDDWLKTSPSSLQIWEKAPFEPYAMPKNMTYYVVCPDINALTTAATDFFQQLGTVYETCKLGTHSPQCMGNEMEIDSGKNASSGFVLIDCPQSMKIDSSNASMLGSISDYFLALSNGWDLESYLKSLSKVLRNLKLSSCLTMNPKEGSTAPCTVIYVVCPFPEPLAVLQTVIESSIAVGSVVLSSDKERRSTLHNQVGKALSYSAAVDEALSNVLTLSGFCIPKLVLQIVTVDAIFRVTSPALSELVILKEIAFTVYNKARRISRGSSSDMVQSSSMYGRSHPVMMQMTSQVPGMWKDCVGPRGIGTSLQRETDLDASLRPGSWDNWQTSRGGGLGCEPNRIRDFSFQDEIRYLFEPLYILAEPGSLDRGLSFPISGNPMTESSKLLSDDGTSGSFMQSSASSGGGDTGLNTQSETSEPDGFGSARQRSLPSLHCCYDWTEDWRWLVCIWTDSRGELLDNHIYPFGGISSRQDTKGLQSLFVQILQQGCQILQACSPEAANAKPRDFVIARVGSFLELECQEWQKALYSIGGSEVKKWSLQLRRSVPDGMTASSNGTSLPQQEIGLIQERALPPSPSPLYNPHSKASSFMKGGLSQPSTRKQLIGGQGIADNSRGLLQWVQSISFVSLSVDHSLQLMVQAESTSLGTSQSSGIMSQPGYLEGYTPVKSLGSTPTSYILIPSPNMRFLPPIGLQLPTCLTAESPPLAHLLHSKGCVIPLSTGFVVSKAVPTMRRDARSISKEEWPSILSVSLVDYYGGSNIIQEKFLKGVVKTGGRGTGSEARDVETATHLILENIAAELHALSWMTVSPAYLERRSALPFHCDTVLRLRRLLHFADKEVSRQPEKSQV, from the exons ATGTGGACAAATGTGTTCAAGATC GGTGGCTTACATCAAATATCTTGGTTTCAGTTTCTTCCTCATGAATCTGATGTTAACTCTCTGGTAGACAAGAG GGTGAAGCTGGATAAGAAAGACGCTGCCACATTTCTAGTGCTCTCATCTCATCTACAATTGCAGAAGGAAAGATTTCTCAGCACATGGACCAATTCCTTTGTTGGACCTTGGGACCCATCTCAGGGTCTTTACAACCCTG atgagAAGATCAAGCTCTGGCTTTTTTTACCTGGGCAACATTCATCTGTTGTTGAAAAGGCACAGTCAGCTGTATCCAAATTAAGAG TTCTGGCGTCAGGTCTCTGGGTGGCTCCTGGAGATTCAGAAGAGCTTGCTGCTGCCCTATCTCAGGCCTTAAGGAATTGCATGGAGCG AACGCTCAGAGGACATTCATATGTTAGATATGGagatgtatttacaaaataccgTCCATTTTCACAGAGTGAGGAGCTCTTCAG GAAGGGGCAGCCAGTGGTTGAGTTCATATTTGCTGCTACCGAAGAGGCTATCTTTGTCCACGTTATTATATCTGCAAA GCATATAAGAGCACTTTCAAGTGGTGACATTGATAGAATATCAGAGAATGCATCTAATGTCTCTGGTGAGGGGCTTCCAG TTATTGTCTCACCTCATGGAATGCGTGGGAGGCTTACTGGATGTTGCCCTGGTGATCTTGTGAAGCAGGTGTATCTCAG TTCTGGCAAGTTTAGTGCTTCAAATGGTATTGTTGGGCTACCATGCAATGTTTCTCAATCTGGCTATCAGCTTAAGGGACAGAATTGCTATGTTGAAGTTAGCTTTGGTTGCACTGCACCGGGAAACAACAATATACAAGAAAGTTCAAATGTACAGAATAATTCATCAAGGCCTATCAAAACAGAAGCCTCTGCAATGGCCAATGTTGTTCAAAGTAAAATACCAGATAACTGTGGAAGAATGCTTATTTACCCCCCTGAGGCTGTTCTTGTACCAGTGGTGCAAACAGCGTGTGCTAGATCATCTCTAAAAAG ATTCTGGCTGCAGAACTGGATTGGGCCCTCTTTATCCTTTACATCCTCCTTTATGCATTG TTTTGATTATCATAGCGATGCCAAAGTCAATTCGATGGATGGTTCTTGGCTTGATGCAAACGTTATAGGCTCTAATCGGCGTTATAACAGTAGCAGTAACAGCAACTGCAGCAGTCTTAGCAGTACAAGTACATCTTCTAGTGATAGCGATTACAAGACTTCAGGAACTGGTGATCTTGAAGCAGATGCTGATTCTTTGATGTGTAGACAGTCTGGATTATCTTCTTTGGATCGGTCTCAAAATGACAATCTTAAGACG GGCTTTAAGAGGTCACGGACTGGGATTTCTGAGTCATTTAGTCAGGGAGGAGCAGTGGTAAATCCATCAACAAGTGATTATGCCTCAATGGAAGTTAATAATTCTGCAATAACGGGAGGAAATGATCAGCTTGGGCTTCAGTGGGGTTGGGATGACGACGATAGAGATGTAGGGATGGATATTCAGGCACTTCTCTCAGAGTTTGGAGATTTTGGTGATTTCTTTGAGAATGATGCTTTGCCATTTGGAGAG cctCCAGGAACTGCAGAGTCTCAGACTCTTATGATTCCTGCCTCAGATAGTGTGGATGTTGGTAGCAGCCCCTGTCCTTCGATGATGGACGTGCAAGATCAGCTTCTTTTGCCAGTAGGTTTTTCATCCTTTGAGAGCTTTAATCAACCACCACCTCCAGCAATTCTGGATGATTCACTGAGCAAGCATCAGGAAGTTATTAAAAGTGCTGCAGTTGCTAATCAAGTAAACAGTACTACTGCATCTATTGCTGGTGAATTTGATCACTTAATTAAAGCTGAAGCTCTCATGTCATTCGCTCCAGAGTATGGAGCAGTTGAAACCCCCACAGGGGAGAACTCCCGTTTGATTTTCAGGAATCCCTATGTTCCAAAGTCCCGTGAAGTGGAGACTGCGAATTCAAGCTCAAATAGCTATGTTTACTCAGCGACCCCACCTTTGTCGCCTTGCTTTGATGCATGTGAGGAGAAGTCTGGGGTGACTGTAAACCTCAAAGCAGGTTCCGCAAGGCATGATACAGGCTCCATTATTCAATCAAAGAAATATTACACTCACATTGAAAGTGGGAAAGAGAAAAACGATGATAAGTTATCTGGTTATGTACGTAGTTGCGCTAGTCATGAGACTCAAGTAGCACAGTCTCCATTTTCTGGTTTCAATTCGACAAATTCTGTTAAAGGTATCCACAATAAAACCGATAAAGCCAATGAAGGGCTACTAAAAGCAGGCAGCTCTAGTCAATCAATCAAAACTGTGCTAGCAACAGAAGTTGAATGCCTTATGTGCCAGGCATTTATGTGTAAGATACGGCATACACTGTTATCTTCAAGTGGCTGCCTTCCTGTAGGCATGAGCAGGATGTCGGGGAGTACCAGTAGAAACCAGTCACAAGGCGAAGCAGTGGTCACTGGCGACAATTTGTCAATCAAATctgagatgaagaagaaagaaataatacCAGTTAGGATAGCGGGTGATATTGATGGTGGATTACTGGATGGGACCCTTAATGCACCAGTTGGTGTGTGGCGCTCTGTTGGAGTTTCTAAGGGAATGAAGCAACCAACAGCTGGTTTAGAATCTGGCCACTCTGTTCAGCATAATTCTTTCATTGAGGATAGTATGCTAGCTTATGGGCTAAGGCAACCACTTCAGGAACTCCTAGATGGGATGGCTTTACTTGTGCAGCAAGCCACATCTCTTGTTGATGTTGCTCTAGATGCCGATAGCAATGATGGTTCCTTTGGTTGGCTCGCACTGCAGGAGCAGTGGAGGCGTGGTTTTTCATGTAGACCATCCATGGTACATGCAGGTTGTGGGGGAGTATTGGCTTCCTGTCATTCGCTGGATATTGCTGGTGTGGAGCTTATTGATCCACTTTCAGCTGAt GTTCCGGCATCATTTACCCTCACTCTGCTGCAGAATGATATAAAAGCAGCTCTGAAATCTGCTTTCGGTAATATGGAAGGTCCTTTATCTGTTGTTGATTGGTGCAAAGGTCGCAGTCAATCAAATGATGGGGGCATATCTGGTGACGGTTTTTCTGCAGAGTCCACTGCAAGTGCAAGTGAATGTCGAGATTCGTCAAGTACCATATCATTGTCTGTTGGAGAACCTATAAGTCCATCTCAGTCCTCTGCTGGTGGATCATCTAGTTTGAGAG ATGGCATTAGGGTGGATGAGGCAAGTGAGCGCAGATTAAGCCAAGATACTTGCTTATCAGAGTCGGAGAATCTACTGGGTTCAAGGCTTAGGCCAACGTTGGCTGCAGTACCGTATCCGGCTATACTTCTTGG ATATCAAGACGATTGGCTTAAGACATCACCTAGTTCGCTTCAGATCTGGGAAAAGGCACCTTTTGAGCCTTATGCAATGCCCAAGAAT ATGACATATTACGTTGTCTGCCCAGACATCAATGCTCTAACAACAGCTGCAACTGATTTTTTCCAACAGCTTGGAACTG tttatGAAACATGCAAACTGGGAACTCATTCACCTCAATGTATGGGAAATGAGATGGAGATAGATTCCGGCAAGAATGCATCTTCTGGTTTTGTTCTGATTGATTGCCCTCAGTCAATGAAAATAGACAGCAGTAATGCATCTATGCTTGGATCAATCAGTGATTATTTTCTGGCCCTTTCCAATGGATGGGATTTAGAAAGCTATTTGAAGTCTCTCTCGAAAGTTCTCAGAAATTTAAAGCTGAGTTCATGCTTGACCATGAACCCAAAAGAAGGAAGTACTGCTCCATGTACA GTGATATACGTGGTTTGCCCTTTCCCTGAGCCCCTTGCGGTTCTACAGACGGTGATAGAATCTTCTATTGCTGTTGGATCAGTGGTTCTTTCTTCAGATAAAGAGAGGCGATCTACGCTGCACAATCAAGTCGGGAAAGCCTTAAGTTACTCAGCAGCTGTGGATGAGGCACTCTCAAATGTTCTAACACTTTCTGGGTTTTGTATCCCTAAGCTGGTATTGCAGATCGTCACTGTTGATGCAATTTTTAGGGTTACAAGCCCTGCTCTGAGTGAGCTTGTCATACTGAAGGAAATTGCTTTCACAGTTTATAACAAAGCTCGCAGAATATCTCGAGGGTCCTCCAGTGACATGGTGCAGTCGTCGTCCATGTACGGTAGATCTCATCCGGTGATGATGCAAATGACTTCCCAAGTTCCAGGGATGTGGAAGGACTGTGTTGGTCCTCGAGGCATAGGAACTTCCCTTCAGAGAGAAACTGACCTTGATGCAAGCCTAAGGCCTGGTAGTTGGGACAACTGGCAAACATCAAGAGGGGGAGGTCTTGGATGTGAGCCAAATAGAATTCgggatttttcttttcaagatgaAATTCGTTACTTGTTTGAGCCCCTTTACATTCTTGCTGAACCAGGTTCATTGGATCGTGGACTTTCATTTCCGATATCGGGTAATCCAATGACTGAATCTTCAAAGCTTTTGTCGGATGATGGTACAAGTGGAAGTTTTATGCAGAGTTCAGCTTCTTCAGGTGGTGGAGACACTGGACTAAACACTCAGTCTGAAACATCTGAACCAGATGGCTTTGGATCTGCACGTCAAAGATCACTTCCAAGTTTGCATTGTTGTTATGATTGGACTGAGGATTGGCGCTGGCTGGTGTGTATATGGACTGATTCCAGGGGAGAATTGCTTGATAATCATATATATCCATTTGGAGGAATAAGTAGTAGGCAAGACACGAAAGGTCTGCAATCTTTGTTTGTGCAAATTCTGCAACAAGGATGCCAGATACTTCAGGCATGTTCTCCTGAGGCTGCCAATGCCAAGCCTAGAGATTTTGTCATTGCTCGTGTTGGAAGCTTCCTTGAGCTTGAATGCCAGG AATGGCAGAAAGCTCTGTATTCAATTGGGGGATCTGAGGTGAAGAAGTGGTCCCTGCAGCTAAGGCGATCTGTGCCTGATGGAATGACTGCAAGTAGTAATGGGACATCCTTGCCGCAACAGGAAATAGGTCTGATTCAAGAAAGAGCACTTCCTCCCTCCCCTAGTCCATTGTACAATCCTCACTCAAAGGCTTCCTCTTTTATGAAAGGTGGCTTAAGTCAACCATCCACAAGGAAACAGTTAATTGGTGGACAGGGTATAGCGGACAACTCCAGGGGCTTACTTCAATGGGTGCAAAGCATTAGTTTTGTCTCTCTTTCTGTTGATCATTCCTTACAGCTTATGGTCCAAGCGGAGTCAACAAGTCTTG GGACAAGTCAAAGTAGTGGCATTATGAGTCAGCCAGGTTATCTTGAAGGTTATACTCCAGTTAAGTCCCTTGGTTCTACGCCCACCTCCTACATTCTAATCCCGTCACCCAATATGAGATTTCTACCTCCCATCGGTCTTCAGCTTCCCACTTGCCTGACTGCTGAATCACCTCCACTCGCCCATCTTCTCCACAGCAAGGGATGTGTCATTCCCCTTTCAACAGGTTTTGTGGTTTCAAAAGCAGTACCTACAATGAGGAGAGATGCAAGGAGCATCTCAAAAGAAGAATGGCCCTCAATTCTTTCGGTCAGCCTCGTTGATTACTATGGTGGCAGCAACATCATCCAAGAAAAGTTTTTGAAGGGTGTTGTTAAGACTGGGGGAAGGGGTACAGGCTCAGAAGCAAGAGATGTGGAAACGGCGACTCACTTGATTCTTGAGAACATAGCTGCAGAGCTCCATGCTTTATCATGGATGACTGTAAGTCCGGCATACTTGGAGAGAAGATCCGCTTTGCCTTTTCATTGCGACACTGTATTAAGACTTCGAAGGCTGCTTCACTTTGCCGATAAGGAAGTTTCTCGGCAACCTGAGAAAAGCCAAGTATAG